DNA from Lineus longissimus chromosome 7, tnLinLong1.2, whole genome shotgun sequence:
aaaatttgaGTACCAAGTCATTCAATGTTCTAGTTTTCTATTTGATAAATATGTTTTACTGAGTGGAAGTCAGGATGCATTTTGAGAAGATGTGTACGATTTCTTTTGAAAttctcttcattggttgccaagTGTGaactcttcattggttgccaagTGTGaactcttcattggttgccaagCGTGaactcttcattggttgccaagCGTGaactcttcattggttgccaagCTCGAACTCTTCATTGGTGGCAAAGCGTGaactcttcattggttgccaagCGTGaactcttcattggttgccaagCGTGaactcttcattggttgccaagTGTGaactcttcattggttgccaagCGTGaactcttcattggttgccaagCGTGaactcttcattggttgccaagCGTGaactcttcattggttgccaagCGTGaactcttcattggttgccaagCTCGaactcttcattggttgccaagTGTGaactcttcattggttgccaagCGTGaactcttcattggttgccaagCGTGaactcttcattggttgccaagCGTGAACTCGTCATTGGTTGCCAAGCATGaactcttcattggttgccaagCGTGaactcttcattggttgccaagCGAGAACTCGTCATTGGTTGCCAAGCGTGAAATTAGAAACTGCCTCCATTTTTCCAAGTGTCTGTTACATGGCGACGATAGACTTGAGGCTAGGATGATAGGGATGAACTGGACCCAAGTTGAGAGAAGTGCCCAGGACAGGAGGAAGTGGAAATATCTTGTTGGCGACCTATGCCCCATTTGAAGTAACAGGATTTAGATCAAGTAAGTGTCTTTATCATAAAGAAGCTGGTTGGTTATCCTTTCAAAGAGGCAACGTTGCAAATACCAGATTAAGATAATTTCACGACATTATTTCGATTTTGAATAGCTTACCAATTTATTCTTCAGTTCTTCTGATCTGCGAATGAGAAAGCCTGTTTTTGTTGCAAGGAAGTGGTAGAGATCTTGGTCTGGTGGTAGCCCTGGGCAAAGTGTTGTTGTCATGGTTACAAGGGGGGCTGTCAGAATCATCTTGATGGTGGTCAAACCAACGAGGAATAGAAGAactgaaacaaacaaacaaaaacatagAAAGACATATATGAGATTAGATTCACTGGTCGGTCCTAAAGCTTAAAATGGCTTCTTTCAGGTCTGGTTCAATTTCTTATGCATGGTCCATCAGACCCTGTCGCCGCTGTCTTTTCTTAACATTAGTTCTTCGATTGAATTCGAAGAAATTGATTATTAGCCCCTGACCTACAACTTATTTCCTTAGTGTTGGATGCTTGCCATACTTTGTTTGCCAAAAGTCAGAATTTAAGACACTTGGAAGCATCGCTTTCCAAAATATAATTCGTTTcgaaaaacaaatattttaaaaattggaaatttcccaaaaatatttcagattCAGGTTCAGTTAGAAAATGTTTTAACGAACGGAGTAGGCATTTAAGGCAAAATCTTTAGCGATTATGGAGAGGGGGAAATTGGTTGTAGGAGCCATGTTCTGTTGAGCATAATGGAAAAGAGCGGCATACAGTTTAAGATTAAGAACTTTTTCGAGTTTTAGGTTTAGAAAAGCGATAGGAAATAAATGGATTCGATATTATTCACTTCCTTTGTTCAATTTAGCCGGCGCCATCTTGTTCCTGTACAGAAGGCAAAAAAGTAAACTATTTTCAAACTCTGTTCAACCAACAGCGGAAGAATAGGCCTACTTGGAAAGCTGTGCAATTgggttttttcattttcaagaaaattaaaTTTCTTATGATTTTTTGAGGgtgcttaaaaagaaaatttgattgTTAAGCTGATGCctaaattattttttaaattcaGTAAAATCCAGGGCAACAAGATCTCAAACCAGGACGCAGTTTGTCCGATGTCATTCAAAACTAGAAGTAGTAAGGGAATTAAGTGGAAAATCGAGTAGGCCTATAATATTTTAAGAAAAGCAAGCCTAATTTACCAGGTCCTTGATTTTAAGAGTAACAGATGTTCTGAAAATCATTGAATCTTACACTCCATAAGTTTACAAATCAGTCACACCAATACCATACAGTTCCGAATGCTTGATCTCCTTGCGTTGAGATTGTTAAAGATTTTAAGAAATAATTAAAACaaagcaaaaatgtgtttttgtgtcagcttaattttttctttaaattcaAAATACAGAAATATTAACAAATAGACTTTACGCCTTCATAAGTTGTCCAGCAGAAAAATGAGCCCgcgaaattttgaaaaagtataaAATTAATGCGCGTGGTAACTTCTGCAACGAAATAACTTACCCAGCTTCATGTCTTTTCCTATTTGTttctttgatgaaaaataacGGAAAATGTAGGATTTTTTCCAGTCGGAAAATGTTGGaaaatttgtcaattttttcttgCAGACAGTTCGGAATTTCGTGAGTCGCGTCAGTCTGTTACACCCAAACGAGACAATGTTGGTAAATGCTCTTTTGATGGTCATTATATACCTTTTGTTCTTCCTCCAAGTGAAGAATAGTGGCAGTTTCTGCCTGTACCCCTTGGAGATAAGTAGGCCATAAGCAGTTTTCGCGCGGATTCCGGGAAGTTAACTTCCGAAAAGTTACGGGAATGTTTCGGTTTCTATCAATCGATCCGAAGAATATTAAAAAAGTTATGAAGACCGATTTCAAAATACTTGTACCAAAAATGCGCTATATCTTATTTTCCTGTTTTAACTTTATTAAAGGTTGTGTACCATCGTGTGGCCTGCTAGAAAATAAAGGAAAcctgagttcttatatagcgcttttatACCTTACAACCGTACGTaatgtctcaaagcgctttacatatGTTTTCAATCTTTCCCCAGAAACCAAGGAGTGCAGATACCATGCTACACTTTGCCTGAGTTCGGGGCAGTTGAAGTACCGAGTGTCACTGGCCGAGCTTCGAACACATGACCTTCCGATCCCAGGTCGGACTCTCTTCCACACTTTGCCACCGCGCTTACACTTTGGCAACAAAACAGAAGTAAAGATGGCCGTGTAGGCCTATACCGCAAACATCGACTTTTCGTCATGCAGGTCGATAAAACTTGGCATAGAGGCCTATGTTGCTAAGCATATGTATTATTCTTGATGTCAACAACAGCAATCttgcaattcctatcaattaTTTAAAAAAGGTCAAATAACTTTCAAATATTGAACAACACCGTACACAGGCCTTTAATTGCGCGAATTATCGAAACCGATTTTTAACCCGCGGGGGaagatgaaatcaacaaaacaGTTCAAGATATCTAAAGTTATATAATGCATTGAAGACAATGTAGGAAAAGATTACAATATGTAAATATAATTCATTATCTTTCACGTGATACTGGGTGGTACTTGTAGAGACATATTGAGTCCATGACCGGCTCGCTTGTTGATTTACGGACCCATCATGTGCCGCGACGTTCTGGCGGTTTCGGCGATTACCAAATGCAATGCTCTATACCAGGTTGTTTCGCCTCTAAAGGCTATAGGAAAACCGCGGTGGGGAAAGTCGTCCCACGCATGTCCAATCTTGACACTTGAGGCGCacatttcgttccttacaacagaaattgtaaatatttcgtcactgtgcgagtttgacgCATGTCTTTGTTTTTACGAGAGGATTCCCCTGAGTACGCAATTATTTCTTCAGCGTCTGACAGGTCTTCCCTAGATGTGTCCTCAAACGACGGAGCCTGTCGTGTTCCATTACAGGGTGCAATATATCTCTACAAGATTGATGTGTCATCTGATCTGTGCAGGGTGTACCTTGTCTCGACTAGCTGTGACACGGTGTACCTTGTCTCGACGAGATGTGACATGATCCAGGTTGTCTTTCTTTGTGTAGCTGTCCATCTGATGGAGGAGAGCAGGAGATAAAGGTCATCCTTAATTACATAAAGACACTACTCTGGATCAGACTTACAGGACAGTTATACTAAGTTCTGGTCAATTTAAATTAAAGTATTTCCTCCTCAGCTCCCCGGCCTGCAGTGTCTCAGTTTCTAGGACTTTCCTCCCTAGCTCCCCTGTCGTGGACCATCGGTACTACATGAAACGTACACATGACGTACCCATGGGagtaatagtgaggtttcgcaaccaccaggttaggccctacgacgacgtttatctattgtgtgagttcatccgaacaatagataaacgtcgtcgtagggcctaaccgggtggtttcgaaacctcactattgcaGGCAGAATTTGCACAGTATATAAGGGACTTGATAGGTAGTAtattaataagataaaccacagattaaaccatgttcatgcttgctttgacttgaatgacggatctgagggagctggttcaggggttccagctgtaaatcgtcccccgccctaaaaacgggcgtgactttttgattttattcaaatgcTAGTTCCGaattcttagctcagatggcggcACCTGAGAGTGACGAAGAATTGTAAAGATGTGACAATTGTCATACGGATTTACCGTGGCTGCTGGGAAGGACCAATGTTCTTCAGACGTGTGTTGggacttttgccaatgagacagtagaccggcTTCGCCCTCTCTAATGGATGTTCTATTTCGCTACCTCCAATGGTGTGCCATTGCTCTGATCTGCAGTGTGTCAGGTTCTACATGGTGCACCATGTCTCGACTCTTAGAGTAACTTAGTCTAACTTAGTCTAGTTACTCTAagctcttctggatgtgccctccccatTTATAGCGCGCCATGTTGTTAcacagtgcaccatgtttctacggGGGTTGCCCTATTGACTATGATAATTGCGAATTTGATCGATGCGGCGAACGTATTTGGAGAGACAAAAAAAGTGTTGATGACAAGAAATTAGGGGGGCATGCAGCCGGTGCGCCCCCTCCCGTGGATCCACGCCTGCCATGTTGAAgtgatttcaccatggtgaatcccTGCCAGATCATTTTCCTAAGGGGTCTcatagggtgagggacgaggccggtccactgcgtccggagggTAGGACAAGTGCAGCCGTTGTGTCTGTGCTCATAATGATGCATGATATCGATACACTGAATATGACGAGAAAGTATTTTGCATAAATTATATATACACGGGGGATTTCAGGTGGTGTCGCTAAGCTTAGTAGCCAATACTGACAAGGAGTCTGCAGTTAATTTGTATCGTTTTTGCCCCTCATTTTGTAAATTTGTCTTTTGAAAGGAACATATTTTGGTACTGTCTTCAGTTCAATGATAGGATGCGACTTGTATCTGTTGAAAGTTAATTTTGATTGTAAACTGCCAGTCTTGTAAAATGCATAGATTGTGACAATACTTCCTTGTCCTCGTGCTGAGGTTCAGTTGTGACAGAGAAAGTGAACCATCCCATCTCGACTGCCAAGGCTTTCGTATCTTATCAGGATATACCCTGgtatgtttaaagggagtatagacCAGGAGGTTTGGGATGACCAACATCTgcgttctggttgtgactttgtcctcgaagactaatttgagacaaatgaGGATTACAATCAAACACCACGGAATCTCTTCATGTGCAACACAGCATTTTGTCGTCCTTATTAAGTAACGTCAACTCTCCTCAAAAACCAACGCAGTTaagatatcattatcatcacagaaATTTATTTAAACAAATAACAGAAATGCAGTTCAGTGGTTTGGGAGTTATTTTAGAGAATCACAAATACACTATACTTCATTTAAGACTTCTAGCCAACACAATAGAATTTGATTTACTCAAAATtaacaaaatatacaatttGAGTATGGTACCCCACATCAGAGAAAGAAGTACTGTTAATTCTCAAAGAGTGATCCAACATGCAATTTAACTCTTCTTGCTGGTTATCAATACATTTCAGCTCTGCCAGCCATCTAAATAGGTAGACactgtttatttgtttttcataATCACAATATTACATGTAAGAAATTCCAAAGTCTCAAGTCAACAAAATATCATGCTGTTCTGAATACAAACTTCAGACTGGGCAAGGCAGGTTCATGCATTATCATTGGTCCAGCTTGGTCCAAAGGGTGTCCAGTATCACTATGTTCAACAAAACCTAGGAGTCCTCAACATCGTGAGATTGACCTTTTTCTGCCTCAACGTCAGACGTGATCAGGTCGACACTATCGGTTGGTAACATCGGATCAGATAGCGAGGACAGATGGATGAGATCACCATCGTTACTACTGGTCGACTGGGCATAGTGCGGCGATGACGACGACACAAGGACGAGATCGGTCGACTCAACAACTGGTGGAGGATCCAACTCTGTTCGACTGTCCTCCTCAACGATGACACCACTGATATTCTGAAGGAGATGAAAAGGTACACTATTTTACTTATGTTTTGTAAAGCCTTGAATGTATAGGCAACCGAATTGAGAGTCGCAGCAAATAGTACAACCGAGCAAACAACTTTTCCATTCATCACAAGCATGGGCTTTCATTTTTCTAAGCATTTATATTCTCAATGAACCAGAGTCTTGAAAGCCAGTGCATTTTGAGCATAATGAGAAATAACAAAGCACTGGAGAACGTAAAATGACCATGTTGGTTATGATTTGCCAGTTCTACACAATTCTCATCAAAGTTAGTGATCTCTGCATTGAATCCTCCACTTGATGTAGAGGCAAGTTTGTCCAAGTTGACCCGAGTGGGTCATATAACTGGCAGGGCCAAGGTATGGAGGCCTGCACCACCGAGATGTGACTTACCTGTGCTTCATAGTTCTCATTGACACCGATGATCTCTGCGTGACCAGACACCTCCACCTGACTGTCCAGGTCTGGTTCTTCTTGGTGGGCCATGTGACCAGCCTGAGTTAGCGAGTGGAGGTCGATGCTATCGGGATGGATCGCGCCAGTGCTGCTGACTATCACTGGATGCTGATCTTGGGCCAGCTGGTGAGAAAGAGAGAGGTTTTGATTGTCAGTGTACATCTTGACATAAATCTTGGAATCACACTCTTGGGAATTATACAGTTATCCGATCAGTGCCAGCCCCGAGTTTCCTCGAGACAATCATCATTATCTGTGTCCTTTAGCAAGACATTGAACCCTATTTGGCTTCTCCCGACCCAGGAGTAATAGGGGATCGTCCTTACCAAATAGTTAACCTGCCTTCAAGGAGGAGCAAAGTCTCCAATCCTTTATGCCAATTAATCAAATGTCTTAATTGGAAGTGCAAACACCCTGACTCTAAGTCTACTCACAGTGTGGCTGGTAGGCAGTGTATGGACAATGATATGATCTGTTGCCATATTGGACGATGTAAACGAGATGGCCGGGTTATTCTGGGGTTGCGTAATGAGGTAAGCTCCGGAGGTCGTTGGCGTGAGTTGCTGGGTCAGAATCTCATACTGGAGGTTACTAGTGGCGACATCTTCCTCGGAGGTCGGGATGATTGTTGCAGAAGCTCCAGCATCACAAAGATctaaaaaagaaaaacattaaGAAAACAAACCtatgaaatgtttgcaaaatcTAAATTTTACAATTTCGATGCAGGAACTGTTTTTGTGACATGGCATAAGATAAAGTTGAACCTTCATTTAGCCGACACCTCCGTTAGCAGGACAACTTCTCTGACAGAGACAGGTCATTTCAagacaatttgacctctttaatctgGATAGTTGAGGTGAAAACAGTAGTACAGACTAGCACTAGGGCACAGCACCAACTTGAATCTGAAGCACTGGCACATGGCATCGACCATCCAGTTTGGGTGGAGATTTGTGCCAGGGCTGTTTCAGGTCCACATACAGACAGCGCCATGCAACGAAAGCTCACAAGAAGAAACAGAAGATTGCGGCATTACTTACCCCCCTGTACTGCACTAACTGGGACATGAAGCATCGGGACATGCACCATGTCCATCCTCTGCATCCTGTTCATACGGAGGCGAACAGCTGGGTTGTTACCAGTCAATTTTCCACGCAGACAGTTATCCTGCATCAACTTCAAACATTGGACAatatctgaaatgaagaaaagatTATCTGAGAGCTGAAGAAACGTTAAGAAAAGTCGGACCTCTCgtcaagtgacaacgtgaatcctatatGACTCTGGCCAGAGGAGTAAGACCCGACTGCTGACTGCTGACATGATATGAATGCATACCTTGAAACGACATGAGTTGGTAGTCTTGAACATGCTTCTTCATTGACCACCACTTCCCTCGAAGCCACTGCGGGGATCGAACGCTGCAACGAAAACATAACGATGACAAGTTGGAAAACGATGACTTGGATTCATGACATTTATGCTGTTTTGATCAGCTTTCAAGAGTTCCATGTACAGTTACAATATAAGCCAATACTTTACGAAGCAAGATGATGAATTTCACTATTCGATCCAATTGAGCAGAGGTTAAGGCCAATCAACACTTTCAAATGTGTTCAAGAGTGGAACATCACTCAGCAGACAcccctctataaaggacaccaacTCTATAacgacactgcatttggtcccaaTGTGCTCACTGCCATTGACCTAAACCTCTGTAATAagaacacctctcaattaaggacagcatattCAGTgccgagggtgtccctaatagagaggttctactgtattctgaACTCACCTTTCCCATCCTTTACAGAGGTCAATCCAATCAATCTGAGTTTCATCAGTCGCTTCAGAACTTGCCAGTCTGAAAAGAAATCGATTTTGTTTCAGAATAAAAGTGTATTATGATTGATTTTCAGGGAGAATTTTTACACCTCATCATAGAGCGGAAACAATAATTGAGCTGTTTGGTGGATGTGGGGCAGCTGCATAGAAATAAGCTCCGCTGTATATAAATTTTTAGAATTAAACGCCATCAGGTTTTGGACTCCTTACCTATTTATGAGTGCGAAATCATCATCGCGCGTCCATTCAGAACCACCTTTCTCTTTCCAGTTGAGGTAATTGAGCCACTTTGTGCGGCACTGTTTCTCAGACCGTGTCAGGACCTTCTCGGCCACGGCCGACCAAGATATACCCTGCGTCACACTTTCGCCTGAAATCACCATCAATCATAGTTCTATCACACAGTGTATGCAAGGGGAAAGTGCAATCCTGAACATTTAAAAAGCAATTTTTTTTTGGCAATCTCAACCACATTTTCTGGTTTTAATAAATGTGTTGCAAAATCCAAAGCCTGAGAACTCCAGAATCTTCAAAATCTTAACCTGTTCAGTACATGTGGTCGAAATTCTCAATGCCGTGGACTCGATTGGCTGCCTTCAATGCAGCAGAAAAACTACATAACAAAACAGACCCTTGAAATATGTTGAAAAAGTAAAGTTTCCACTAATTCTACCAACCTGGCCTTGCCTGGCTCTGTTCGTAAACAGCAGACGTCAGGCGGTGTTCCTCCTCCGGCAGCCACTTCCCGGAGTTGCACGTCTCCTTCATGAGGCGACACCTATCTTTGACTGAAGAAGCACTGCGGCCCATCGCTGTACCAATCGTGGCCCAATCCGTACCATGCTTTGCCCTCAACCTTTGCGAAAAAACAAGATAAAAACACAACACTTTAGACGGCCGATCGAACCTTTCATCTGACAGAGTATGATCGTCAATCATGGCAATTCACTCGTTTCAAACAATTCTGTTGTTCTAACATTTTCATCTATGTGCACCGTTCTTGGACCATCTATGTCGCCTGATAGATGAATTCAAAGACGAATCAGtgtaaaaacaaatcaaatgcgcacactcagaacacgtaaGAAGGCTTAAGCAGGCtccggacaatgcctagagacacgacgatcctttgttcaaggtgaaacgcatgactggtcagtgccaaaacaaacttgtcTTTTCAGTGTCATATGCCAAGATCGAACCGGAAAGGGTTAAGAGATGCTTACTCCCTCAGCTTACTCAACTCCTCCTGTGTATATTTGCCAACATGATTCTTTTGATCGTACATACGAATCACCCGTCGATAAACAGAGAATAGAGGGCGTTGCAAACCCTTCGCAACAGTGCGATAGAAGTCCTTTCTCTCGTCTTTGGACATCTCGAAGATGATTTCTGTTGGGTCGCTTATTCCATGGCCCTGAAAAAATATGACAGTCATCAAAGTGAGGAACAATATGTATGATTTATTTCTAAATCTTAAGCATTTAAAAGGACCCCCAAGATATCAATCAAATACTAGTAATGCGCTGCCTGGAAGTGTTTCTTACCGTGCAATAATTAGAAATATTGGCTTGAAGCAACTCCACTTCATCTTTGGACCACTGACCTTGCTTCCACTgttgtcctgaagaaaagacaGGAAACCTATGAAAAGCTGGCAGTAACAGAAGTGTTTCTGAGAGCAAATCAGAAGTGATAATGCATGGTTTCCACCCTAAAGATGACCGCTTGCCTGGTCCGAAAGTAAACACACCCACACCCTTCTTCAAAATGCAAACTCAAGAAGTGACACAACGCCATGAAATACAAACCTTTACTAGACAGAGCCGTTTTATCATCTCTCGATGTGAACCAGGCCTGGGTCACATCCACATTCTGTTTTGGATCATGCAGGGCTTGAAGTTCGGCCAAAGTTGTTCCTTGCATCGCTGCGACGGCTTCTCCATCAATATGACTTGGCATCGCCACCATGTATGTTTGACCATCTGCAGCCTCCACGCAGAAACGCTTGGCTGAAGGCTCCAGGCAGGCATCATCAGTAATTTCGTTGCCTGAAAGAAGGGAAAAGAGTAAGATTTATTGAAATATACATTCATGTTTGCGAGTGTGTGAATTTCCCAGAAAAGTACGTTCCAAGTTCTATCTATTAGTACACCATTCACAAATTCTTCTACCAGTTGTCTAGTCTTAGCTCCTTTACacatcatttttggatggaAGAGGTTTTTCCATCGTATTGGTGAAGACCACTTTTACGTTTCAACTTTAAAGACTCTAAGAACCTGACAAATAATTACCGGGAAGTTCCTGGTCAGTGTTAAGAATTTTTATCGCAACCTGATGGACCTTCATGTTGTCCACGTCCTCCACAGCGCACTCTATTGGTACTGGAGTGGACCTCAAACAACCGTCCTCTTCGACAACATGCACCATGTTGACACATTCCTCCGTTTCCGTCTTTATCACAGGGCTATCTCCTGGATCCACAGCCTCGACGGTGACATTCTGAATCAAACATGTACCAGCCTCACCACCAGTAACGATTGTCTCAAATTTCCCACCGACATCCTGGATGGTGTGAACGGCCGCCCCGGTGACCTCGTCCATAACTTGTACAATATCGCCCACTCCAGTGACAGACTCGAGAGCAATATCAGTGATAGTCGCTGGGATACTTGCTGCAGAGTTGACAGGCTCAACTATGACATTATTTCCAGTTTCCATGTTTACGCCTTTGGTAGTTTCTGGGATTGCCGAATCTACGATGACTGCAACTGTCACCTCTGATTCTCGGGTGTTCCCAGCTTCTTTAGGGTTGGACTCGCGGCAGACAATAtccatttccaatcaaaaaccTAAAACACCCACAAATTTTGATAAATGAATTAcactattagtattaacagtgaGTAAATGAACGCAAAAAATTTTAATCAGCCATCAGGAAATATGTCAAATACTgctgaaaatcaaaatcattaaATGAGGATACATAACATGCAATATGCAATATGCATTGCATTTGCAAGGAACAGCAGGAGGCAATGCATATCAACCTACACTACATTCACATTGACCCAGAGCAGAGCTCAGCCAGAGGAATGTTGTCCTCCATCCAATTTTGTTCCCGTTTTCAACAGAAGCCATTTTATGTCATACCTTCACCTTTTCAGAGGCTGGTCTGGACCACTTCAGCATCATAACTCGTGCTGTAACAACTTTAGGAGATGCTTTGTTTCCACCAGAATCGACTAAGATAGTCATCTGTCACCAACACATAATTTCAAATCACCTGTAAATGTTTTCGTCCGGGTTTCTTCCAAAATGCCAGGATGCAAAATGACCAGGATGGAATTCGAACTATTTATTCGCGGATAAATCTttggcaatttaaaaaaatataaaaaatgttttgtcgCTAACGTTTAACAACAAAgtagtaataataataactcaAAAATaacagttttgatgaaaatcaacaAACATTATCTTATTTGTTTGGCATTTCTAATGAAGCTATCAAACCATTGAGAACTATTTTCTATAAATTTTGTTGTTTGGCCTCCCATATGCAGTCGGCATtcggccccgcgtggtggcgctgaggcggccgctgcctTGGAGTACTGAGCAACGAGCAGAGCCTTTTTAATGCATCGTGTAAGCTTGTTACCTTGGTTAAAGGTGTCCTATCATGAAACACTTATGTAAACAGGGAGTTCTCGGGCGGGACCCGGGGGCACGACCACCTGATAGATGCATATTTACAAAAGCCCTGAGATGGTCCCCTTAAATTACAGAGCAACTGTTGAAATGGTCCCTTAAGTTCCTGACCTATATTCTATGGCCGCGTTCCATATTCTATTTGACTCTTCTCTTGAGAAGAGCTTCGATCAGCAAGCATCTGGGGAAAATAGCAATTTGGTAAATATATTGTGAAATTTCTGTTTTCGGACCTGTGTTCTTCAGGTTTGCCTTGAAGTCTAGTATATATTTCAGCCAATGCCAAAAGATACATCGACCATTGAACCGagataatttattatttttaagTGAATAAATTTTGTTCCCTATGTAGGCTTTAgccggtatcaggctgtttcgctacattgccagttcgctacaagtcgtttcgctacatgtggcggtcgtttcgctacatggtaggtcgtttcgctacatgggtggagtcgtttcgctacatgatgggtatggtcgtttcgctacatggaggacgtttcgctacatgggtggagtcgtttcgctacatggatgtagtcattatttttactctattttaccctactataattcccggtggtgactacaaaccACAGTTtcccggtaaaaaaacttatacggtttgatggcgcgcaaggggttcttgtcgtcctggcctgggttaggccacataaaaaaagagttggtgatcgtccccgcccgcccctacgaaaaacgcccggtcccattttttgttaaaatcctaaaaaagttggtataatgttctctgctatagggtcagaattgcatggttggaatctcTATGAAATCTCCTTTCAAATGACACCAAACATGTCTGTTTAGGTTTATTTTACCCAGAGATatttacttgatttgagcgaaAGATTGCTCCTATAGCGCca
Protein-coding regions in this window:
- the LOC135491430 gene encoding cyclin-D-binding Myb-like transcription factor 1 — protein: MDIVCRESNPKEAGNTRESEVTVAVIVDSAIPETTKGVNMETGNNVIVEPVNSAASIPATITDIALESVTGVGDIVQVMDEVTGAAVHTIQDVGGKFETIVTGGEAGTCLIQNVTVEAVDPGDSPVIKTETEECVNMVHVVEEDGCLRSTPVPIECAVEDVDNMKVHQVAIKILNTDQELPGNEITDDACLEPSAKRFCVEAADGQTYMVAMPSHIDGEAVAAMQGTTLAELQALHDPKQNVDVTQAWFTSRDDKTALSSKGQQWKQGQWSKDEVELLQANISNYCTGHGISDPTEIIFEMSKDERKDFYRTVAKGLQRPLFSVYRRVIRMYDQKNHVGKYTQEELSKLRELRAKHGTDWATIGTAMGRSASSVKDRCRLMKETCNSGKWLPEEEHRLTSAVYEQSQARPGESVTQGISWSAVAEKVLTRSEKQCRTKWLNYLNWKEKGGSEWTRDDDFALINRLASSEATDETQIDWIDLCKGWESVRSPQWLRGKWWSMKKHVQDYQLMSFQDIVQCLKLMQDNCLRGKLTGNNPAVRLRMNRMQRMDMVHVPMLHVPVSAVQGDLCDAGASATIIPTSEEDVATSNLQYEILTQQLTPTTSGAYLITQPQNNPAISFTSSNMATDHIIVHTLPTSHTLAQDQHPVIVSSTGAIHPDSIDLHSLTQAGHMAHQEEPDLDSQVEVSGHAEIIGVNENYEAQNISGVIVEEDSRTELDPPPVVESTDLVLVSSSSPHYAQSTSSNDGDLIHLSSLSDPMLPTDSVDLITSDVEAEKGQSHDVEDS